In the genome of Panthera uncia isolate 11264 chromosome B3 unlocalized genomic scaffold, Puncia_PCG_1.0 HiC_scaffold_1, whole genome shotgun sequence, one region contains:
- the IGDCC3 gene encoding LOW QUALITY PROTEIN: immunoglobulin superfamily DCC subclass member 3 (The sequence of the model RefSeq protein was modified relative to this genomic sequence to represent the inferred CDS: deleted 1 base in 1 codon) — translation MAAPRAAPPRSPPAPRRLRLLLPLLLPLLLPAPSDGLGHSAELAFAVEPSDDVAVPGQPIVLGCRVEGTPPVRITWRKNGVELLESTHSTLLANGSLMIHHFRLDRGGSPSDEGDYECVAQNRFGLVVSRKARIQAATMSDFHVHPQATVGEEGGVARFQCQIHGLPKPLITWEKNRVPIDTDNERYTLLPKGVLQITGLRAEDSGVFHCVASNIASVRVSHGARLTVSGSGSGAYKEPMILVGPENLTLTVHQTAVLECVATGNPRPIVSWSRLDGRPIGVEGIQVLGTGNLIISDVTVQHSGVYVCAANRPGTRVRRTAQGRLVVQAPAEFVQHPQSISRPAGTTAMFTCQAQGEPPPHVTWLKNGQVLGPGGHVRLKNNNSTLTISGIGPEDEAIYQCVAENSAGSSQASARLTVLWAEGLPGPPLNVQAVSLSPTEVRVSWNEPLVNTKEIIGYVLHIRKAADPPELEYQEAVSKNTFQHLVSDLEPSTAYSFYIKAYTPRGASSASAPVLASTLGEAPAPPPLSVRVLGGSSLQLLWEPWPRLAQHEGGFKLFYRPASRASFTGPVLLPATVSSYNLSQLDPTTVYEVKLLAYNQHGEGNATVRFVSLRGASERTGTSSQESHNSQPSPAPPAQDPPAPLTEQEEEDTEDDAGDPDVDANDDACGGRLHPLRVLLCKDVENQLSPPQGPRSPRDPSILALNGAGRGERGRDKKRVDMKELEQLFPPAGAAGQPDPRPVQDPGDPALCEETQFSMLPLEGFSLLEEMTSEAKSPFAGPAAALPPQDGGPGFLSEGQATWASTAPAAQPAHSGQ, via the exons ATGGCTGCTCCGCGCGCCGCGCCCCCGCGCAGCCCGCCCGCGCCGCGCCGGCTCCGGCTCCTactgccgctgctgctgccgctgctgctgcccGCGCCGAGCGACG GTCTTGGCCACTCTGCTGAACTGGCATTTGCTGTGGAACCAAGCGATGATGTTGCAGTCCCTGGGCAGCCTATAGTGCTGGGCTGCAGAGTGGAGGGGACTCCTCCAGTGCGAATCACCTGGAGGAAGAATGGGGTGGAGCTGCTGGAGAGTACCCACTCCACCTTGCTGGCCAATGGGTCCCTGATGATCCATCACTTCCGGCTGGATCGGGGAGGCAGCCCTTCAGACGAGGGTGACTATGAGTGTGTGGCTCAGAACCGCTTTGGGCTGGTGGTCAGCCGGAAGGCTCGAATCCAGGCTGCAA CCATGTCCGACTTCCACGTGCATCCTCAGGCCACCGTGGGAGAGGAGGGCGGTGTGGCCCGCTTCCAGTGCCAAATCCACGGGCTGCCCAAACCCCTAATCACGTGGGAGAAGAACAGAGTCCCCATTGACACGGACAATGAGAG GTACACACTGCTGCCCAAGGGGGTCCTGCAGATCACAGGACTTCGGGCTGAGGACAGTGGTGTCTTCCACTGCGTAGCCTCGAACATTGCCAGTGTCCGGGTCAGCCACGGGGCCAGGCTCACCGTGTCAG GCTCAGGCTCCGGGGCCTACAAGGAGCCAATGATACTCGTGGGGCCTGAGAACCTCACCCTGACAGTGCACCAGACTGCGGTGCTTGAGTGTGTCGCCACGGGCAACCCGCGCCCCATTGTGTCCTGGAGCCGCCTGG ATGGCCGCCCCATTGGGGTGGAGGGCATCCAGGTGCTGGGCACTGGCAATCTTATCATCTCAGATGTAACCGTCCAGCACTCCGGCGTCTATGTCTGTGCAGCCAACAGGCCAGGCACCCGGGTGAGGAGAACAGCACAAGGCCGGCTGGTGGTGCAAG ccccagcTGAGTTTGTCCAGCACCCCCAGTCCATCTCCAGGCCAGCTGGGACCACAGCCATGTTCACCTGCCAAGCCCAGGGTGAGCCGCCCCCTCATGTCACATGGTTGAAGAATGGACAGGTGCTGGGGCCAGGAGGCCACGTCAGGCTCAAGAATAACAACAg caCCCTGACAATTTCTGGAATCGGCCCTGAGGATGAGGCCATCTACCAGTGTGTGGCTGAGAACAGTGCTGGCTCCTCACAGGCCAGCGCCAGGCTGACCGTGTTATGGGCTGAGGGGCTGCCTGGCCCCCCCCTCAATGTGCAGGCAGTCTCTCTGTCACCCACTGAGGTCCGTGTGTCCTGGAATGAGCCCCTGGTCAACACCAAGGAGATTATCGGCTATGTCCTGCACATCAGGAAGGCTGCTG ACCCTCCGGAGCTGGAGTACCAGGAGGCAGTCAGCAAGAACACCTTTCAGCACCTGGTGAGCGACCTTGAACCCTCCACTGCCTACAGCTTCTACATCAAGGCCTATACCCCAAGG GGGGCCAGCTCAGCCTCTGCCCCCGTGCTGGCCAGCACCCTGGGTGAAG cacctgccccacccccgttGTCCGTGCGGGTCCTGGGCGGCTCCTCCCTGCAGCTGCTGTGGGAGCCCTGGCCCCGGCTGGCCCAGCATGAGGGAGGCTTCAAACTGTTTTACCGCCCAGCAAGCAGGGCCTCCTTCACCGGCCCCGTCCTGCTGCCTGCAACAGTCTCCTCCTACAACCTCAGCCAACTCG ACCCCACCACGGTGTACGAGGTGAAGCTGCTGGCCTACAACCAGCATGGGGAGGGCAACGCCACAGTCCGCTTCGTATCTTTGAGAGGAGCATCTGAGAGGACAG GTACTTCAAGCCAAGAGAGCCACAACTCCCAACCAtcacctgcccctcctgcccaggACCCACCTGCCCCTTTGACCGAACAGGAGGAAGAGGACACAGAAGATGATGCAGGTGACCCCGATGTGGATGCCAATGACGATGCCTGTGGTGGACGTTTG CACCCCCTTAGGGTCCTCTTGTGTAAGGATGTAGAAAACCAGCTCTCCCCTCCTCAGGGCCCCCGGAGCCCAAGGGATCCTAGCATCCTGGCACTGAATGGGGCAGGACGGGGAGAGCGGGGCCGAGACAAGAAGCGCGTGGACATGAAAGAACTGGAACAGCTGTTCCCCCCAGCTGGGGCAGCGGGGCAGCCGGACCCCAGACCCGTG